Genomic DNA from Halomonas sp. BDJS001:
CCGTAGGCGCGGGTCTCCTGCATGATATCCCGTAATTGTCTCAGCGCATCGGTAGGCATCGTGGCGTGGTAGGCGTGCCCGCCATTTTCGTAGGCCTGCATGATGCTGTGCCACTTGCCTAAATCGCAGGCAAAGCTGTTGCTCTGGGTCTCGCTCAAACGCTGGGTAGCACGCTCTGAGAGCATCACCATAGCGCAGCAGGGTGAGCCGCTCCAGCCTTTCTGCGGGGCGCTGACCACTACATCAATGCCTAGCGCCTGCATATCCACCCACAGGGTGCCCGCAGCAATAGCGTCCAGCACAAACAGACCACCTACTTCATGGGTTGCTTCGGCAAGCGCCTGAATATAGTCGTCCGGAAGCAGCAAACCAGCGGAGGTCTCCACTTGTGGGGCAAACACGACGGCAGGTTTCTCGCTACGAATTTGCGCCACGGCCTCATGAATGGGCACTGGCTGAAAAGGTGAGTGCGGGTCATCGGCATTCAGACGCCGTGCTTTAAGCACCGTGTGCTGTTGGGTTAAACGCCCCATCTCAATAATTTGCGTCCAGCGGTAGCTGAACCAGCCATTGCGAATGACCAGGGTTTTCTGTTCAACGGCAAACTGGCGCGCTACTGCTTCCATACCAAAGGTACCGCTCCCCGGTACGATGACCGCAGCGTGGGCGTGATACACCTCCTTTAGCGTGGCGGAAATGTCCCGCATTACACCTTGAAACTGCTGTGACATATGGTTCAGCGAACGGTCGGTATAGACCACTGAGTACTCAAGCAGGCCGTCGGGGTCGACGTTGGGTAGCAAACCAGCCATGGCATTCTCCTGGTGTTAGAAACAGCTAGTGAAACACATGCTTTAGCGGCGCTAAAGCGGGTGGGAACACATCAGAATACGGATAACCAGGGCGCTATGCCAATAGCGTTAGCTAACAGAGTGCTCTCTTTAGCGCGACTAAAGTTGCAGATAAGTAAACGTTTACGTAGTTGTGGTAAACGTTTACCTTGGCGGTTGAGAGCGACATAAAACGTCATTTAGACGCGATTGCCAGTCTGGCTGAGGAGAAAAGATGACCATTAACGTCACAGTGTGGGGGGAGAACGTCCACGAACAAACCAATGAAGTCGTGGCACGCATTTATCCTGATGGCATGCATCACTGCATCGCCGAAGGTCTCAACGAAGCGGCAGAGATCAACGCCACCGCGGTTACCTTGCAAGACCCCGAGCAAGGGCTAAGTGAAGCAACCCTTGAGAATACCGATGTGCTGCTGTGGTGGGGCCACGCAGCCCACGGCGATGTACTGGAAGAAACGGTTGATCGCGTTCAGAAACGAGTGCTGCAGGGCATGGGGCTGATTGTGCTGCACTCCGGGCACTATGCAAAAATCTTCAAACGCTTGATGGGCACCACCTGCTCGCTCAAGTGGCGGGAAGCAGGGGAGCGCGAACGGCTATGGGTGGTGAATCCTGGGCACCCTATCGTGCAGGGGCTGGGCGACTATATAGAACTGCCGCATACAGAAATGTACGGCGAGCCGTTTGCGGTGCCCAACCCCGATGAAGTGATATTTATCAGTGCTTTTGAAGGTGGAGAGGTATTTCGTTCAGGGCTGACCTATAAGCGCGGCAACGGCAAGATTTTCTACTTCCGCCCTGGCCACGAAACCTACCCAATCTACTATGACGCCCAAGTTAAAACGGTGCTGAAGAACGCGGTGAATTGGGCGCGCCCGGAAGGCTCCCGATGGATCGACAGTTGCCCTAATGTTCCTGCCGATCAGGCGCCCAACCCGGTGGAGATCAAAGGGGAAAGCCTGCATAAACCCGGTGAGGAGGGTTTCAAATGATCCGTTTGGCGATTATTGGCGCGGGCAGTATGGCGGGTGAACACGCCAAGCACTTTAGCCGGATCGAGGGAGTGGAAGTGGTGGCGGTGTGTGATATGGATTTAGTCAAGGCCCGAGACTTTGCGGGGCGTTTTGGTATCGCCGATGCGTA
This window encodes:
- a CDS encoding aminotransferase class V-fold PLP-dependent enzyme; translation: MAGLLPNVDPDGLLEYSVVYTDRSLNHMSQQFQGVMRDISATLKEVYHAHAAVIVPGSGTFGMEAVARQFAVEQKTLVIRNGWFSYRWTQIIEMGRLTQQHTVLKARRLNADDPHSPFQPVPIHEAVAQIRSEKPAVVFAPQVETSAGLLLPDDYIQALAEATHEVGGLFVLDAIAAGTLWVDMQALGIDVVVSAPQKGWSGSPCCAMVMLSERATQRLSETQSNSFACDLGKWHSIMQAYENGGHAYHATMPTDALRQLRDIMQETRAYGFAKVKQEQQAIGREVRAMLKRHGFVSVAAEGFEAPGVVVCYSDDSGLVGKLAQAGVQVAGGVPLMCDEGDNFQTFRIGLFGLDKLHHTERSVNSLEQAIKSVV
- a CDS encoding ThuA domain-containing protein, with protein sequence MTINVTVWGENVHEQTNEVVARIYPDGMHHCIAEGLNEAAEINATAVTLQDPEQGLSEATLENTDVLLWWGHAAHGDVLEETVDRVQKRVLQGMGLIVLHSGHYAKIFKRLMGTTCSLKWREAGERERLWVVNPGHPIVQGLGDYIELPHTEMYGEPFAVPNPDEVIFISAFEGGEVFRSGLTYKRGNGKIFYFRPGHETYPIYYDAQVKTVLKNAVNWARPEGSRWIDSCPNVPADQAPNPVEIKGESLHKPGEEGFK